A part of Nocardioides sp. WS12 genomic DNA contains:
- a CDS encoding ABC transporter permease, producing the protein MSSLSPKLEAVRRAPLRTLDAIGTHGLFYARVLTGIPRALRRHPGEIVKLIAELGTGTGALALVGGSIVIVASITFFAGAVAAAQGFESSSSLGVGSLSPLLAAFFTARLSTPLLAGVALSVTLGAATTSQLGAMRISEEIDAIEVMAIPSLPYLATTRVAAGMTVITPLYIFATLGGFLADYLLLVFFYDVGAGNFSHYFFLYLHPMDIVFSYIQVLGMVIVVMLVHTFYGYTASGGPAGVGEAVGRSVRASLSGVMIVNLLIAMAIYSNFNTFHLGG; encoded by the coding sequence ATGTCTTCCCTTTCGCCCAAGCTCGAAGCCGTACGTCGCGCGCCGCTCCGGACGCTCGACGCCATCGGCACGCACGGTCTCTTCTATGCCCGCGTGCTGACCGGGATCCCGCGGGCGCTCCGTCGCCACCCCGGTGAGATCGTCAAGTTGATCGCCGAGCTCGGCACCGGTACGGGGGCGCTCGCCCTTGTCGGTGGCTCGATCGTGATCGTCGCCTCGATCACCTTCTTCGCCGGCGCGGTGGCCGCGGCGCAGGGCTTCGAGTCGTCCTCCAGCCTCGGTGTCGGATCACTCAGCCCGCTGCTGGCCGCCTTCTTCACGGCCCGGCTGTCGACGCCGCTGCTCGCCGGTGTCGCCCTGTCGGTGACCCTCGGTGCCGCCACGACGTCCCAGCTCGGCGCGATGCGGATCAGCGAGGAGATCGACGCGATCGAGGTGATGGCCATCCCGTCGCTGCCCTACCTCGCGACCACGCGCGTCGCCGCGGGAATGACCGTGATCACCCCGCTCTACATCTTCGCGACGCTCGGCGGGTTCTTGGCCGACTACCTGCTGCTGGTCTTCTTCTACGACGTCGGCGCGGGCAACTTTTCCCACTACTTCTTCCTGTACCTGCACCCAATGGACATCGTCTTCTCCTACATCCAGGTGCTCGGCATGGTCATCGTGGTGATGCTCGTGCACACGTTCTACGGCTACACCGCGAGCGGCGGTCCGGCGGGAGTCGGCGAGGCCGTGGGCCGTTCGGTCCGAGCCTCGTTGAGCGGCGTGATGATCGTGAACCTGCTCATCGCGATGGCCATCTACTCGAACTTCAACACCTTCCACCTGGGCGGCTGA
- a CDS encoding ABC transporter permease, giving the protein MASVVEAAAKPTRELGGILAMTLDALVIMFTKRFSWREAVQQAWFITRVSLLPTLLVMLGFTLLVIFEVNLLLKDLGALDLSGGIAGIASVQQIGPFVTVVVVAGAGGTAMCADLAARTIREEIAAMQVLGIDPIQRLVVPRIVAAVMVTLVLNVLICAGGLTGGYFFSVYLQGVNPGAYVASIPLFTGIPELMFSMIKAFIFGLIAALIACYRGLNVAGGSKGVGDAVNQAVVITVAVLVPVSLTISLIQFAIL; this is encoded by the coding sequence ATGGCGTCAGTGGTCGAGGCTGCGGCCAAGCCGACGCGTGAGCTCGGCGGGATCCTGGCGATGACGCTGGATGCCCTGGTCATCATGTTCACCAAGCGGTTCTCGTGGCGCGAGGCCGTGCAGCAGGCGTGGTTCATCACGAGGGTCTCGCTGCTGCCGACCCTGCTGGTGATGCTCGGCTTCACGCTGCTGGTGATCTTCGAGGTCAACCTGTTGCTCAAGGACCTCGGCGCGCTCGACCTCTCGGGCGGCATCGCCGGGATCGCGTCCGTGCAGCAGATCGGTCCGTTCGTCACGGTCGTGGTGGTGGCCGGTGCCGGCGGCACCGCGATGTGTGCGGACCTCGCGGCGCGCACCATCCGTGAGGAGATCGCGGCCATGCAGGTGCTGGGCATCGACCCGATCCAGCGGCTCGTCGTACCCCGGATCGTCGCCGCGGTCATGGTGACCCTCGTCCTCAACGTCCTGATCTGCGCCGGTGGCCTGACGGGTGGCTACTTCTTCTCGGTCTACCTCCAGGGCGTCAATCCGGGTGCGTACGTCGCCAGCATCCCCCTGTTCACCGGGATCCCGGAGCTGATGTTCTCCATGATCAAGGCCTTCATCTTCGGCCTGATCGCCGCGCTCATCGCGTGCTATCGCGGCCTCAACGTGGCCGGTGGTTCCAAGGGTGTCGGTGACGCCGTCAACCAGGCCGTGGTCATCACCGTGGCCGTGCTCGTTCCCGTCAGCCTGACCATCAGCCTGATCCAGTTCGCGATCCTCTGA
- a CDS encoding SDR family oxidoreductase → MDLGLKDARVLITGGASNIGRGIVHAFAAEGSRIVLSDIDGAQAERVAAEAMGRGAAGIEVVVGDLTDEGEAQRAADHCVEAWGGVDVLVNNAGWSVPGFIAKNTDRANWQKTVEINFFTAIAATQAVLSPMREQGQGSIVFIASESAFGQIRQGVYGATKAAVVALARTTAREHGRHGIRSNIICPGLVVPDSPEAVGAGSLWSVGKDNVFTDDQAEYLLKDTPLARLTSAEDVAASVLFLASEKMSRQVTGQLFSVSGGYTMP, encoded by the coding sequence ATGGACCTGGGACTGAAGGACGCGCGCGTACTGATCACCGGTGGCGCCTCCAACATCGGCCGCGGCATCGTCCATGCCTTCGCCGCCGAGGGCAGCCGGATCGTGCTGTCCGACATCGACGGCGCCCAGGCTGAGCGGGTCGCCGCCGAGGCCATGGGCCGCGGCGCCGCGGGGATCGAGGTGGTGGTGGGTGACCTGACCGACGAGGGCGAAGCGCAGCGTGCGGCCGATCATTGCGTCGAGGCGTGGGGCGGCGTCGACGTACTCGTCAACAACGCCGGATGGAGCGTGCCGGGCTTCATCGCGAAGAACACCGACCGCGCAAACTGGCAGAAGACGGTCGAGATCAACTTCTTCACCGCCATCGCCGCGACCCAGGCCGTCCTCTCCCCCATGCGCGAGCAGGGCCAGGGCTCCATCGTCTTCATCGCCAGCGAGTCTGCCTTCGGCCAGATCCGCCAGGGCGTGTACGGCGCAACGAAGGCGGCCGTCGTCGCACTGGCCCGGACGACCGCCCGTGAGCACGGTCGCCACGGCATCCGTTCCAACATCATCTGCCCGGGGCTGGTCGTCCCCGACAGCCCCGAGGCCGTCGGCGCCGGCAGCCTCTGGTCCGTCGGCAAGGACAACGTCTTCACCGACGACCAGGCGGAGTACCTGCTCAAGGACACGCCCCTGGCTCGGCTGACCAGCGCCGAGGACGTCGCCGCGTCGGTGCTGTTCCTGGCGTCGGAGAAGATGTCGCGTCAGGTGACCGGGCAGCTGTTCAGCGTGAGTGGTGGCTACACGATGCCGTGA
- a CDS encoding MCE family protein: MKIHAEAIKLAIFGIVGVLVLGLLYLTLGETRLGPTRSYRVVMTDVSGLQGGDVVRVAGVRVGQVDGLDVIDGNRVEVSFQVDESQTLTDSTDVLVRYENLLGDRYLELRQPPNMGKPLADGATIPVDRTTPALDLDVLLNGFRPLFRGLEPTEVNELAENLIATLQGRGGTVESLLAKTSSLTNGLADDSTAITSLIDNLDVLLGSLDTRDVQLRQTIGQFQELVSGLANDKDPIATSVTSINRMAAALADLFNDGREPFKQTVIAVKDLAKLLNTNTKTLNKVLASLPGAYQVLDRIGSHGNTFNFYLCAVQVVISGPGGKPIKTPMVRSQTERCQDNPERRGQR; encoded by the coding sequence GTGAAGATCCACGCAGAAGCGATCAAGCTCGCGATCTTCGGCATCGTCGGCGTGCTGGTGCTCGGCCTGCTCTACCTCACGCTGGGTGAGACCCGGCTGGGCCCGACCCGCAGCTACCGCGTCGTGATGACCGACGTGAGCGGGCTGCAGGGCGGCGATGTCGTCCGGGTCGCCGGCGTCCGGGTCGGCCAGGTGGACGGCCTCGACGTGATCGACGGCAACCGCGTCGAGGTCTCCTTCCAGGTCGACGAGTCGCAGACGTTGACCGACTCGACCGACGTCCTCGTGCGCTACGAGAACCTGCTCGGCGACCGGTACCTCGAGCTCCGGCAGCCGCCGAACATGGGCAAGCCGCTCGCTGACGGAGCCACGATCCCGGTCGACCGGACCACGCCCGCGCTCGACCTCGACGTGCTGCTCAACGGCTTCCGCCCGCTCTTCCGCGGACTCGAGCCGACCGAGGTCAACGAGCTGGCCGAGAACCTGATCGCCACCCTCCAGGGCAGGGGCGGCACGGTCGAGTCGCTCCTCGCGAAGACCTCGAGCCTCACCAACGGGCTGGCCGACGACAGTACGGCGATCACCTCGCTCATCGACAACCTCGACGTGCTGCTGGGCAGCCTGGACACCCGCGATGTCCAGCTGCGCCAGACGATCGGCCAGTTCCAGGAGCTGGTGTCGGGACTGGCGAACGACAAGGACCCCATCGCAACGTCCGTCACCTCGATCAACCGGATGGCCGCTGCCCTGGCTGACCTCTTCAACGACGGGCGCGAGCCCTTCAAGCAGACCGTGATCGCAGTCAAGGACCTGGCGAAGTTGCTGAACACGAACACGAAGACCCTGAACAAGGTGCTGGCCTCGTTGCCCGGTGCCTACCAGGTGCTGGACCGGATCGGCTCCCACGGCAACACCTTCAACTTCTACCTCTGCGCGGTGCAGGTCGTGATCAGCGGACCGGGCGGCAAGCCCATCAAGACGCCCATGGTCCGCAGCCAGACCGAGAGGTGCCAGGACAATCCGGAGAGGAGGGGCCAGCGATGA
- a CDS encoding MCE family protein, translating to MKMFRERNPLPLGLVVVVGLVMTLLLVLNIDGVVGAFGRKYSVMLPEAAGIKQGDPVRVSGLTVGRVGEVSLEGEGVLVEFGLTETGIELGKETTAEVSVETVLGDKALVLTSQGGGTLAEGDRIPIERASVPYEVTDALAELQQETEEIDVDKVATALETVAGTLEGATPELGNAITGMSRLSQTISSRDDSLRSLLANADQFSDVLADRSGDLTALMKDGNVLFTELLKRRNDITALLENLSAMAIELRGLVADNKDTIGPALQELNTVIGTLQQNKTNISKTLTGMSVYATGLGEVVSSGEFFSAYLQNLLPGNMLQPGISELGLSGVDLSGLLGGGTTP from the coding sequence ATGAAGATGTTCCGTGAACGCAACCCGTTGCCGCTGGGCCTGGTCGTCGTGGTGGGCCTGGTCATGACCCTGCTCCTCGTGCTCAACATCGACGGCGTCGTCGGCGCCTTCGGGCGCAAGTACAGCGTGATGCTGCCCGAAGCAGCAGGCATCAAGCAGGGCGACCCGGTCCGGGTCAGCGGCCTGACCGTCGGTCGTGTCGGCGAGGTGAGCCTCGAGGGCGAGGGGGTCCTCGTCGAGTTCGGCCTCACCGAGACCGGTATCGAACTCGGCAAGGAGACGACGGCCGAAGTCAGCGTCGAAACCGTGCTCGGCGACAAGGCGCTCGTCCTCACCTCCCAGGGCGGCGGCACCCTCGCCGAAGGCGACCGGATCCCGATCGAGCGGGCGAGCGTCCCGTACGAGGTGACCGATGCACTCGCCGAGCTCCAGCAGGAGACCGAGGAGATCGACGTCGACAAGGTTGCGACAGCGCTCGAGACCGTGGCTGGAACCCTCGAGGGCGCAACCCCCGAGCTCGGCAACGCGATCACCGGAATGAGCCGGCTGTCGCAGACGATCAGCAGTCGCGACGACTCGTTGCGCAGCCTGCTCGCCAACGCCGATCAGTTCAGCGACGTGCTCGCGGACCGCAGCGGCGACCTGACCGCGCTGATGAAGGACGGCAACGTGCTGTTCACCGAGCTCCTGAAGAGGCGCAACGACATCACGGCACTGCTCGAGAACCTGTCGGCGATGGCGATCGAGTTGCGCGGCCTCGTCGCGGACAACAAGGACACGATCGGACCCGCGCTCCAGGAGCTCAACACCGTGATCGGCACCCTGCAGCAGAACAAGACCAACATCAGCAAGACACTGACGGGGATGTCGGTCTACGCCACCGGCCTCGGCGAGGTCGTCTCCAGCGGCGAGTTCTTCTCGGCGTACCTCCAGAACCTGCTGCCCGGCAACATGCTCCAGCCCGGGATCTCGGAGCTGGGCCTGTCGGGTGTCGACCTGAGCGGACTGCTCGGAGGAGGTACCACCCCATGA
- a CDS encoding MaoC family dehydratase, with the protein MSVTQVGGPYFDELEIGQVFDAAPGCTLTEGRAAQHQSIVGDRWRLALDDHLARSVAGGVVAGPSFVTNTAIGQTTLVTQRVRANLFYRRFALLRQPLIGDTLRTTTTVVGLRENARREGRPPTGLAALHMQTVDQEGRAVIDFFRCAMLPLSPGAAPTGRADDLDAIGADLPPIDPAALIPPWDRAAFVAGRTVGVLPEAGEVFEVATGDVVSSAPELARLTLNVAAVHHDRFAGGGQRLVYGGHTIAIAASQLTRALPDLATILAWDSCDHTGPVHEGDTLTTRFTVAKVTPVAGWQVLDLRAEVTADGERPVLDWRFSALAP; encoded by the coding sequence CCGCGCAGCACCAGTCGATCGTGGGGGATCGGTGGCGCCTGGCGCTCGACGACCACCTCGCCCGTTCCGTCGCCGGTGGCGTGGTGGCTGGACCGAGCTTCGTCACCAACACCGCGATCGGCCAGACCACGCTGGTCACCCAGCGGGTTCGCGCCAACCTCTTCTACCGTCGCTTCGCGCTGCTGCGGCAGCCCCTGATCGGCGACACCCTGCGCACCACGACCACGGTGGTCGGGCTGCGCGAGAACGCCCGGCGGGAAGGTCGTCCGCCGACCGGCCTCGCTGCGCTGCACATGCAGACCGTCGACCAGGAGGGGCGTGCGGTCATCGACTTCTTCCGCTGCGCGATGCTCCCGCTGAGCCCGGGCGCCGCACCGACCGGACGGGCTGACGACCTCGATGCGATCGGTGCGGACCTGCCTCCGATCGACCCGGCCGCGCTCATTCCGCCGTGGGACCGGGCAGCGTTCGTCGCGGGCCGAACGGTCGGCGTACTCCCGGAAGCCGGGGAGGTGTTCGAGGTCGCCACGGGCGACGTCGTCTCCAGTGCTCCCGAGCTCGCCCGGCTCACTCTCAATGTCGCCGCTGTGCACCATGACCGGTTCGCCGGCGGGGGGCAGCGGCTGGTCTACGGCGGCCACACCATCGCGATCGCTGCTTCCCAGTTGACCCGGGCCTTGCCCGACCTGGCGACAATCCTCGCGTGGGATTCCTGTGATCACACAGGACCGGTCCACGAGGGTGACACCCTCACCACCCGGTTCACGGTCGCGAAGGTGACGCCGGTTGCTGGCTGGCAGGTCCTCGACTTGCGCGCCGAGGTCACCGCCGATGGCGAGCGCCCCGTGTTGGACTGGCGGTTCTCGGCGCTCGCTCCCTGA
- a CDS encoding MCE family protein, translated as MSTIKKILATPRLRLLLALALVAVAVLTVGFRDKGSTDLVAWFPSTDGIYAGDEVRVLGVPVGKIDSIDPDGTKVRVAFHVNSDIKIPKDAKAVIVAPSLVSSRYLQLTPRYDGGPVMADGSTIELADTAVPVEWDDIKEQLNGLAEALGPRGANKNGALSDLVDAGSTALDGQGATINQTIADLSNAVGVLDSGGDDAFSVVRNLQVFVAALAQSDGQMKRFIQNLDAVSAVLVDDKRMVRSALRNLSAAVGDVEGFIKDNRAGLNTAVTRLSDIVQVVNKQQGDLAQILHVAPNALENLTESYHENQNAVGVNLNSANIFSPGSLICGAIGGAAGTDEAGTEKLCNDLLGNLLGQVVDNPQSQELLDALLLLIAGAGS; from the coding sequence ATGAGCACGATCAAGAAGATCCTCGCCACCCCGCGTCTGCGCCTGCTTCTCGCGCTCGCCCTGGTCGCCGTCGCCGTCCTCACGGTCGGCTTCCGCGACAAGGGGAGCACCGACCTGGTCGCATGGTTCCCGAGCACCGACGGCATCTACGCCGGTGACGAGGTGCGGGTGCTGGGTGTCCCGGTCGGCAAGATCGACAGCATCGACCCCGACGGCACCAAGGTGCGGGTGGCCTTCCACGTGAACTCCGACATCAAGATCCCCAAGGACGCCAAGGCGGTCATCGTTGCGCCGTCACTGGTCAGCAGTCGCTACCTCCAGCTCACCCCTCGGTACGACGGCGGGCCGGTCATGGCGGACGGCTCGACCATCGAGCTCGCCGACACGGCCGTGCCGGTCGAGTGGGACGACATCAAGGAGCAGCTCAACGGCCTCGCTGAAGCGCTCGGTCCGCGCGGAGCGAACAAGAACGGCGCTCTCTCGGACCTGGTCGACGCGGGTTCGACAGCGCTCGACGGTCAGGGAGCCACCATCAACCAGACGATCGCCGACCTCTCCAATGCAGTCGGGGTGCTCGACAGCGGCGGGGACGACGCGTTCTCGGTCGTGCGCAACCTGCAGGTGTTCGTCGCCGCCCTTGCCCAGAGCGACGGGCAGATGAAGAGGTTCATCCAGAACCTCGACGCCGTCTCGGCGGTGCTGGTCGACGACAAGCGCATGGTGCGCAGCGCGCTGCGCAATCTCAGCGCTGCGGTCGGCGACGTGGAAGGCTTCATCAAGGACAACCGTGCCGGACTGAACACCGCCGTCACCCGGCTGTCCGACATCGTCCAGGTCGTCAACAAGCAGCAGGGCGACCTCGCGCAGATCCTGCACGTCGCGCCGAACGCGCTTGAGAACCTGACCGAGTCGTACCACGAGAACCAGAACGCGGTCGGGGTCAACCTCAACTCCGCCAACATCTTCTCGCCCGGATCGCTGATCTGTGGCGCGATCGGGGGCGCGGCGGGCACGGACGAGGCAGGCACCGAGAAACTCTGCAACGACCTGCTCGGGAACCTGCTCGGACAGGTCGTCGACAACCCTCAGTCCCAGGAGTTGCTCGACGCCCTCCTGCTGCTGATCGCCGGGGCCGGCTCATGA
- a CDS encoding MCE family protein, whose product MSRVTSPRTTRIAGMGLILVVVAAVALTGALYGRAFSNPAEVTVQTSRAGLVMDPGGKVKMRGVEIGRVGSVRPVGDAVEIVLEIDRDELDGVPADVVAEIRATTVFGAKYVELVPPAAGGNGSLTDGAVIRASGVTTEINTVFDGLDRVLSGIDIASLNGTLTVLATSLSGRGDDIVAIAAKADAYLTKFEPLLPQLRKDLLEVARFARLAVEVSPALLAILRNATVTAGTIADEEQALHRVLVDLSLLGGRAADFLGDNGDALATLLESARPTAATLRAYSTELPCFLKGLDETRKVMADVIGGTDASLRALVSVRSELSHYTVPKDLPGLPEDRGPDCHGLPRLKNSQIPIPERGTAQ is encoded by the coding sequence ATGAGCAGAGTCACGTCACCGAGGACGACCCGGATTGCGGGGATGGGCCTGATCCTCGTCGTGGTCGCCGCGGTCGCACTCACCGGAGCGTTGTACGGGCGCGCGTTCAGCAACCCGGCCGAGGTCACGGTGCAGACCTCCCGTGCCGGACTGGTCATGGACCCGGGCGGCAAGGTCAAGATGCGCGGCGTCGAGATCGGTCGGGTCGGCTCCGTCCGCCCGGTGGGCGACGCCGTCGAGATCGTCCTGGAGATCGATCGTGACGAGCTCGACGGGGTTCCTGCTGACGTCGTCGCAGAGATCCGTGCGACCACCGTCTTCGGCGCCAAGTACGTCGAACTGGTCCCGCCTGCTGCCGGCGGAAACGGCTCGCTCACCGACGGCGCGGTGATCCGGGCCTCGGGTGTGACCACCGAGATCAACACGGTCTTCGACGGACTGGACCGGGTGCTGAGCGGGATCGACATCGCGAGCCTGAACGGCACCCTGACCGTACTTGCCACCAGCCTGTCGGGCCGCGGTGACGACATCGTTGCGATCGCGGCGAAGGCAGACGCCTATCTGACGAAGTTCGAGCCGCTCCTCCCGCAACTGCGCAAGGACCTGCTCGAGGTGGCGCGGTTCGCCCGCCTTGCTGTCGAGGTGTCGCCGGCGTTGCTGGCCATCTTGCGCAATGCGACGGTGACGGCCGGGACGATCGCCGACGAGGAGCAGGCCCTGCACCGGGTGCTCGTGGACCTCTCACTTCTCGGCGGTCGTGCTGCGGACTTCCTCGGGGACAACGGTGACGCTCTCGCGACCTTGCTGGAGTCGGCCCGGCCCACGGCGGCCACCCTGCGCGCCTACTCCACCGAACTGCCCTGCTTCCTCAAGGGCCTCGACGAGACCCGCAAGGTCATGGCCGACGTCATCGGTGGCACGGACGCCTCGTTGCGTGCGCTGGTGAGTGTTCGCTCCGAGCTGTCGCACTACACGGTGCCGAAGGACCTGCCGGGCCTGCCCGAGGACCGCGGCCCGGACTGCCATGGCCTGCCGCGCCTGAAGAACAGCCAGATCCCGATTCCCGAGCGGGGGACTGCACAGTGA